The DNA region CTCGCCCAGGCTCCTGCCGGACTGCGCCACAGCCTCGGCCGAGTGGATGCCCACCACGTTGCCGTCGCGATAGACCACCACGGCCTCGGCGAATGATTCGACCTCGTCCGAGTCGTGGGTGACCATGATCATGGGGATGTCGAAGTTCTCCAGAATTTTGGCCAGCTCCGTGCGCATGCGCAGGCGCAATGGCTGGTCCAAGGCGCTGAATGGCTCGTCCAGCAGCAGGATGCGCGGCTTGGTGGCCAAAGTGCGCGCCAGGGCCGTGCGTTGCTGCTGCCCGCCCGAGATGAAGCCCGGCTTGAGATGCGCCACCCGGCTCAGCCCGAAGAGCTCGATCAGCTCATCCACGCTGCGGGCCTCCTCGCGGTTCACCTTGCCGAAAAAGGGCTTCAGCCCGAAGGCCACGTTCTCCCGCACCGTGTGATGCGGGAAAAGGGCGTAATCCTGAAACACATACCCCACCCGGCGCCGGCGCGTGGGCGTGTTCACCCCTGCCGAGGAGTCGTAGAGGACATCCCCGTTGACTCGGATATAGCCCTCGTCCGGCGTGAGCAGACCGGCCACGGCCTTCAGCGTCAGCGTCTTGCCGGAGCCGGACGGCCCGAACAGCACCAGGGCGCGGTCCGTGGTGGTAAAATGCGAGCGGAGGACGAACTCGTCGCCTCCGCTCCGCATATGCTTGGTGATATCAAGCTCGAATTGCATGATTACGGCTCGCCGTATTCCTTACGGCCGCTTGAAGCCCCGGGCTTCCAGCAGGGTCATGCCCTCTTCGCTCTGCACGTAGTCCACAAAGGCCTGGGCCATCTTGGAGTTGGTGCTGTTCTTGAGCACGGCGATGGGGTAGGAGACGGGCTTTTCCAGCGGAATCTCAGCCACGATGGCCACGGCGTCGCCGGCCTTCACGGCGTCGGTCTTGTACACGAAACCGCAGTCCACCTCGCCGCGGGAGAGGTAGTCCAGCACCTGGCGCACGGACTCGCCGAAGATCATCTTGGGCTCCAGGGTGGTGTACAGCTTCTGCGCGGTAAGGGCGCTCTTGGCGTACTGGCCGGCGGGAACGGTCTCAGGCGTGCCGATGCCTATGCTCTTCACGGCGTCGCCCTTCAGGTCGTCCAGGGATTTCACACCAGCCGGGTTGTCGGCCGGCACGGCAAGCACCAGGGCGTTCTGGGCAAAGGTCACCACGTTGGCCTTGTCCACAAAGCCATTGTCCACTGCCTTCTGCATCCACTTCGGGTTGGCCGAGGCAAAGACGTCGGCCGGGGCGCCCTGCTCGATCTGGCGGTACAGCGCGCCGGAAGCAGCGAAGTTCATGACCACGTCCACACCGGGGTTGGCCTTCTCGAATCCCGGCTCGATGTCGGTGAAGGCGTCGGTCAGGCTGGCCGCGGCCGAGACGATGAGCTCTTCGGCGTGGGCGGAAAGAGGCGCGAGGACGAGCACCATACAAGCGCACGACAGGATCAGGGAATTGAGTACACGTTTCATGACGGCTCCTTTCGGGTCTAGAATTTCGGTTGCAGCAGACGGCTTGTTGTCACGAGAATGAACACGCAGACACAGCTGATGATGAGCACCAGCGAGTTGGCCAGGGCGTCGTCCCCGGCCTGCACGGCGGAGTACACGGCAAGGGACAGGGTCTGGGTCCGGCCGGGCAGGTTGCCCGCCACCATGAGGGTGGCGCCGAACTCGCCCAGAGCCCTGGCAAAAGCGAGCATGGTGCCGGCTACAACGCCGCGGAAGGCCAACGGCAGCGACACCCGCAAAAACACGGCGGCTTCGCCCAGGCCCAGGGTCCGGGCCGCGTCCTCGTACTGCTTGCCCACGCCCTCCAGAGCGGCGCGCGCAGACTTGAACACCAGCGGGAAGGCCACCACCGTGGCGGCGATCACCGCTCCCTGCCAGGTGAACATGAGGGTGATGCCGAAGACCTCCTGGAGCCATTTGCCCAGAAAGCCCCGCCGGCCGATGATCACCAGAAGGTAGTAGCCGAGCACCGTGGGCGGCATGACCAGCGGCAACGTGCACACGGCGTCCACGAAGTCGCGCAGGGCAAATCGCCAGCGAGTGAGCACGTAGGCCATGGCCACGCCGATCACCGTGGCCGCGGCTGTGGCCAGGCCGGCCACCTTGAGCGTGAGCAGCAGTGGCTGGAGGAACTCCGGTCCGACTTTAAACCATGAGAAATCCATTACCGGCCCCCTGTCACGCACAGCTCAAATCGCATGCCAACCCCCTGTACGACCTTGAAAGACATAATCAGCTCACGATGACGGACATGGCCTTGAACATGAAAACGAACTTGTCGCCCTGACCAATGCCCAGCTTGTCGAAGCTGCCTGCGGTGACAAGGGCGCAGACCGGCGTGCCGTCATCCAGCGTGCCGGTCACCTCGGCCACCACGTCGTCGCTCTTCACGCCCGTGATGGTGCCGGGGAAGGCATTGCGGGCGCTGGTGGGCGAGGGGGCCTCGCTCTTCTCCAGAATCACCCAGCTGGCCTTGACCAGCGCGGTGGCGCGGGAGCCTTCCACCAGGCCGAGCTTCTCCCGGCTCGGGTTGGTGATGATGGCGACCACCTCGTAGCCCGAGTCGGTCTTCAGCGTGACCTCGCACATGACCTCGTTGGCGGCGACCTTGATCACGTCGCCGTGGAATGTATTTCTGGCGCTCGTCCCCATGCCGAACTCCTTGATGCAGTGGTGATGGATGATGTTCCGCAGGTCGTCGTCGGCCAGCTTCACGTAGGAGGCGGTGATGTCGGCCTTGCCATGGCCCAGCAGCGCCTGGACGGCGCGCATGGGCATGCCGCCCTGCAGCAGCTCGATGGCGCGGGAGTTGCGCAGCACGCGGGGGCTCAAAAGCTCCTTGGGCAGACCGCTCCGCTTTTCCTGATCGTGGAACTTGCGCCGCAGAAAGCCCTGGTCGAGCTCGAAAAGCTTCTCTCCCGATGTGTGCTCATGCTCGCCGGACAGGCCGTACTTGGCGCAGTACTCCCGGATGCGGCCAATGACCTCCACGGGCAGCGGCACCTCACGCGTCTTGCCGTCTTCGGCTATGGTGACGGTGTTGTGCAGAAAATCGAAGTGCTCGCGCTCGTCCAGGGCCAGGATCTCGCCCGGCTTGGCCCCTGTGTAGCGCAGCAGCAGGTAGACGATGAAGACGCGTTCGCGGGAGCGCCGCGCACGGGAGTCCCGCGACGCCTCCACCCAGGCCTCGAAGGCCTGCGTCAGCTTCTCCATCTGGTGCCGGTCCAGCCACGGCACGCCCTCAGCCACGGTAAAGAGTCGGCAAGCCTGCCGCTCCAGGGGCGGATCTCGCTGAATGGAGTCGCCGTATTCCGAAAGCGCGTTGTTGATCCGGTTCCGTAGCTCTATGAGTTCAGTGTGAGAAAGAGTATCCAGGGTTTGCATTTGGGCTTGCATTGTTATCCGATCCTTTTGGGAAACTGCCTGGGTTATGGTCCAAGAAGGCCCGCCACGCAAAGAAATTTCGGCAAAGTCACTCTTTGACGAAAAAACGTGACATTCCCCTCAGAAAATGTAGACCTTTTCGGGCATGAATATTCTTTTCCGTAACATTTCCATGGCGTCAACCACGGCTCACACGATCCCGACTGACAGAGCGACACCACCCTGACTCGTTGTACATACGCCTCCATAATTGTACACAGGGCTCGCAAAACTGAAGGCCCATCCACATCGCACTTTTTCCTGTTTTTAGCATAACGCACCGATATACCTACGCCTTCCAGAATCGGCAGGATTTATGAATTAGAGCCTCCATATCTGGATTGCAACAAGGAGTCCGAACCATGACCATCTCGTACCGCCCCATCGGCTACTTCAGGACGCCGCACACGGACATCGCCGGCATGCCCATCCAGCCCACCGGCGCCTCCGGCGTCCACGGCTGCGTCGAAGTACTGCCCGAGTTCCGCGGCGGCCTGCTGGATCTCGAAGGGTTCTCCCACGTCATCATGCTCTACCACTTGCATGAAATCCGCGGGCACGACCTCGTGGTCACTCCCTTCCTGGATACCGACTCCCACGGCATCTTCGCCACGCGTTCGCCCAAGCGGCCCAACCCCATCGGCTTCTCCGTGATGCGCCTCAACGGCGTGCACGGCGGCACCGTGCTGCTGGAGAACGTGGACGTGCTCGACGGAACGCCCGTCATCGATATCAAGCCGTACGTCCCGCACTTCGACATCTGGCAGGCAGACCGCATCGGCTGGTTCGAAGGCAAGTCGAACAACGCCACGCACCACCGCAGCGACGCTCGCTTCGCCGCCGATGCGGAAGCCACTGTGGAAGACTGATTATGGCTGACTTCCTCCTCATACACGGCGCCTTCCAGGGCGGCTGGGTCTGGTCGGAGACGGCCGCGGCCCTGCGCGAGCTCGGCCATGGCGTGCACAGCCCCACTCTCTCCGGCTGCGGCCATCTGCACCACAGCATGCGGCGCGGCCTGGATCTGAACACCTACATCCAGGACATGGCCAACTACATCCTGTTCGAGGGGCTCTCGCAAGTGACCATCGTGGCCAGCAGCTTTGCCGGCATGATCTGCGGCGCGCTGGCCATGCGGACCCCGCACCTGGTGCGCCGGGCCGTGTATCTCGATGCGCTCATCCCGGAGTCCAACCGCTCCTTTGTGGAGACCGCCGGCGAGAGCTTCCACCACATGTTGGAGGCGCACCGGCTCAAGGGCGGCCGCATCCAGCCGTGGCCTCTGCAGGTGTTCGGGGTGGACGCGGACAAGGCCGACTGGTTCCGGCCCCGGCTGTGCGATTTTCCCGAGGCCGCCTTCCGCACGCCGTTCCCCGGCGAGTTCGACCCCTTGTCTGTGGATTCGGTGTACATCGCCTGCCAGCGCACACCCAGCCCGTTCATCCGGGCCATGGCAAGCAAAGCGGAGCGCTACGGCTGGCCCGTGCTGCCCCTGGACTCCGGCCATTGCCCCATGGCTTCGTGCCCGCGCAGGCTGGCCTCGCTGCTGGGTGCAACCGCACGCATGGAGTCGCCAGAACCGGCTGGCCTGGCAGCATAACCGCCGTGCCGGGCGCAGCGCTCCTCACGAGCCCTTTGTCCGACAAACCAAACGGAGCTGTACCGACATGAACACCTTCATCCTGCTGCACGACGCCTTCCAGGGCGGATGGGCTTGGCAGAGCATTGCACGCTCTCTGCGCAGCCTGGGCTGTCTGGTCTACACCCCCACGTTCTCCGGCTGCGGCGAGCGCAGCCACATCCCCGTTACGGACAGCCCCATCCACACCTACCTGGCGGACATCGAGAACCTGGTCAGCTACGAGGCCGTGACCGATGCCGTGCTGGTGTGCAGCGGCTTTGCCGGCATGCTCGGTCCGGTGCTGGCCACGCGGCTGCAGCCGGCCGTCCGCCGCCTCGTATTTCTGGACGCCGCCGTACCGCAGCCGGGCAAGAGCTATCTGGACATTGCGCCGGAACCGATCGCCAGCCTGCTGCGGAGCAACTCCCGCGACGGTGTGGCCGCGCCCTTCATGGCGGGCCTGCCCAGAACGCTGGAGCAGGAGCACGGCTCCCGGCGCAAGCTCTGCGACTTTCCGCTGCAGGCGTTTACGGAATCGTACACTGGCCCGGAGCCGGACGCCTGGCCCGAGAGCGTCTTCCTCCACTGCGGCGGGGACTGGGATCCCTTTGCCAGGACCATGCTCGGCAGGGCGGAACGCCTGGGCCTGGATGTGGTGGAAATCGACATGCGCGGCGTGCCGGTGATGGCGCGCTCCCAGGACATCGCCCGAGAGCTCAAGGCCCTTGCCCCAAAAATACCCGACCGCCAGCGCGGCGCCTGCGGCAACGTGCCCATGCCCGAGGAGATGCGCCTGCTCTACTGCCCGCGCCACCGCAAACGCGCGGCCATGAACACAGCGGCGCAGGGCCTCGGCGGCGCGCACTGCTGACCCCGTTCCTTTCGTATTGAAGGCGATCCACGTTGCGACCGCGGGACATCGACGTGTATGAGAAGTGATCCGCCGGGATGACGGCGGGATTGCGAAGGGGCACGGGCGAGTGGGCCGGGCAGGAATCGGGCCCGCGGCTGTTCGGCTAGGTGTCGTCCGCAGAGTCGAGGCAGAGCCCGGCCGTATGGCCCAGCACCCGGTAGCGGAGCAGGCAGTCGACCTCGCCGGTATCGTGCGCCGGAAGCTGGAGGGCCAGCGGCTGCTTTGGAAATTCCGGCGTCCGGGCCACGGCGGCGGCGATGCGCTCGTGGAGCTCGTCCAGCGCCCTTTCGTCAGGATCGCCCGAGACGCCCCACAGCCTTTGCGCCAGAGCCTCATTCACCAGAAGCGGATGCGCCGGGCTTGCCGGCAGGCCACCCGCGCCTGCATCGA from Oceanidesulfovibrio marinus includes:
- a CDS encoding ABC transporter ATP-binding protein: MQFELDITKHMRSGGDEFVLRSHFTTTDRALVLFGPSGSGKTLTLKAVAGLLTPDEGYIRVNGDVLYDSSAGVNTPTRRRRVGYVFQDYALFPHHTVRENVAFGLKPFFGKVNREEARSVDELIELFGLSRVAHLKPGFISGGQQQRTALARTLATKPRILLLDEPFSALDQPLRLRMRTELAKILENFDIPMIMVTHDSDEVESFAEAVVVYRDGNVVGIHSAEAVAQSGRSLGETIREEVALAYQTQ
- the modA gene encoding molybdate ABC transporter substrate-binding protein, translated to MKRVLNSLILSCACMVLVLAPLSAHAEELIVSAAASLTDAFTDIEPGFEKANPGVDVVMNFAASGALYRQIEQGAPADVFASANPKWMQKAVDNGFVDKANVVTFAQNALVLAVPADNPAGVKSLDDLKGDAVKSIGIGTPETVPAGQYAKSALTAQKLYTTLEPKMIFGESVRQVLDYLSRGEVDCGFVYKTDAVKAGDAVAIVAEIPLEKPVSYPIAVLKNSTNSKMAQAFVDYVQSEEGMTLLEARGFKRP
- the modB gene encoding molybdate ABC transporter permease subunit, giving the protein MDFSWFKVGPEFLQPLLLTLKVAGLATAAATVIGVAMAYVLTRWRFALRDFVDAVCTLPLVMPPTVLGYYLLVIIGRRGFLGKWLQEVFGITLMFTWQGAVIAATVVAFPLVFKSARAALEGVGKQYEDAARTLGLGEAAVFLRVSLPLAFRGVVAGTMLAFARALGEFGATLMVAGNLPGRTQTLSLAVYSAVQAGDDALANSLVLIISCVCVFILVTTSRLLQPKF
- a CDS encoding TOBE domain-containing protein translates to MQAQMQTLDTLSHTELIELRNRINNALSEYGDSIQRDPPLERQACRLFTVAEGVPWLDRHQMEKLTQAFEAWVEASRDSRARRSRERVFIVYLLLRYTGAKPGEILALDEREHFDFLHNTVTIAEDGKTREVPLPVEVIGRIREYCAKYGLSGEHEHTSGEKLFELDQGFLRRKFHDQEKRSGLPKELLSPRVLRNSRAIELLQGGMPMRAVQALLGHGKADITASYVKLADDDLRNIIHHHCIKEFGMGTSARNTFHGDVIKVAANEVMCEVTLKTDSGYEVVAIITNPSREKLGLVEGSRATALVKASWVILEKSEAPSPTSARNAFPGTITGVKSDDVVAEVTGTLDDGTPVCALVTAGSFDKLGIGQGDKFVFMFKAMSVIVS
- the tsaA gene encoding tRNA (N6-threonylcarbamoyladenosine(37)-N6)-methyltransferase TrmO; the encoded protein is MTISYRPIGYFRTPHTDIAGMPIQPTGASGVHGCVEVLPEFRGGLLDLEGFSHVIMLYHLHEIRGHDLVVTPFLDTDSHGIFATRSPKRPNPIGFSVMRLNGVHGGTVLLENVDVLDGTPVIDIKPYVPHFDIWQADRIGWFEGKSNNATHHRSDARFAADAEATVED
- a CDS encoding alpha/beta fold hydrolase — translated: MADFLLIHGAFQGGWVWSETAAALRELGHGVHSPTLSGCGHLHHSMRRGLDLNTYIQDMANYILFEGLSQVTIVASSFAGMICGALAMRTPHLVRRAVYLDALIPESNRSFVETAGESFHHMLEAHRLKGGRIQPWPLQVFGVDADKADWFRPRLCDFPEAAFRTPFPGEFDPLSVDSVYIACQRTPSPFIRAMASKAERYGWPVLPLDSGHCPMASCPRRLASLLGATARMESPEPAGLAA
- a CDS encoding alpha/beta fold hydrolase → MNTFILLHDAFQGGWAWQSIARSLRSLGCLVYTPTFSGCGERSHIPVTDSPIHTYLADIENLVSYEAVTDAVLVCSGFAGMLGPVLATRLQPAVRRLVFLDAAVPQPGKSYLDIAPEPIASLLRSNSRDGVAAPFMAGLPRTLEQEHGSRRKLCDFPLQAFTESYTGPEPDAWPESVFLHCGGDWDPFARTMLGRAERLGLDVVEIDMRGVPVMARSQDIARELKALAPKIPDRQRGACGNVPMPEEMRLLYCPRHRKRAAMNTAAQGLGGAHC